A genomic window from Bdellovibrio sp. SKB1291214 includes:
- the dcd gene encoding dCTP deaminase, which produces MILTDQQILEHMEAGTIKVEPFRRECLGTNSYDVHLGKTLAVYEDKVLDAKKHNKIRTFEIPDEGFVLMPDTLYLGVTQEYTETLQHVPFLEGKSSVGRLGIDIHATAGKGDVGFCNFWTLEISVKQPVRVYTGMPVGQLIYFEVKGEIITPYNVKPSAKYNDKLPLPVESMMWKNSF; this is translated from the coding sequence ATGATTCTTACGGATCAGCAGATTCTCGAACACATGGAAGCTGGCACAATTAAAGTTGAGCCCTTCCGCAGAGAATGCCTAGGCACGAACTCATACGATGTTCACTTGGGTAAAACTCTTGCAGTGTACGAAGATAAAGTGCTGGACGCTAAGAAGCATAACAAGATTCGTACCTTCGAGATTCCGGATGAGGGCTTTGTTCTCATGCCGGACACTTTGTATTTGGGCGTGACTCAGGAATACACTGAGACTCTTCAACACGTTCCATTCCTCGAGGGTAAATCCAGTGTTGGTCGTCTTGGTATCGACATCCACGCAACTGCCGGAAAAGGCGACGTGGGTTTCTGTAACTTCTGGACTCTGGAAATCTCCGTAAAACAACCCGTCAGAGTTTACACTGGAATGCCCGTTGGGCAGTTGATTTACTTTGAAGTGAAAGGTGAAATTATCACGCCTTACAACGTGAAGCCTTCTGCTAAGTACAACGACAAACTTCCATTACCAGTGGAATCAATGATGTGGAAAAATTCTTTCTAA